The proteins below are encoded in one region of Planctopirus limnophila DSM 3776:
- a CDS encoding sulfatase, producing MRYPIYFALLLFMGAPFFPVEAKEMADKPNVLLIFIDDLGKTDIGIEGSSFYETPRIDALAKSGARFTQFYSAHPVCSPTRAALMTGKMPQRLGITDWIRPESDVALPQSEVTIGQAFQEAGYHTAYLGKWHLGHKPQQHPAARGFDWTKGVNHGGQPSSYYFPYKNPQKPDAPNNVPDFEKCQPEDYLTDVLTSSAIEHLQQRDRTRPFFLCLAHYAVHTPIQPPKNLVEKYQVKLATQKNPKSPGEGIQEGSAISRSQQDHPAYAAMVENLDTQVGRLLDELKTQGILDQTIVVFTSDNGGLCTLNGKSPGPTCNLPLRAGKGWTYEGGIRIPTYISWPGKISPQVLDIPAYTCDIYPTLLSLCQIPPRPTQHVDGISLAGLLTKSSSLPESERTLVWYYPHTHGSGHKPSAAIRQGPWKLIHFLETDRIELYHLEDDPGESRNLASKHPERALQLQKELQKIIESSS from the coding sequence ATGCGATATCCGATTTACTTTGCGCTGTTGTTGTTTATGGGCGCGCCGTTCTTCCCGGTTGAAGCGAAGGAAATGGCGGACAAACCCAATGTCCTGCTGATCTTCATCGACGATCTCGGCAAAACCGACATTGGCATTGAGGGCTCCTCGTTTTACGAAACACCACGCATCGATGCTCTCGCAAAATCCGGGGCACGCTTTACACAGTTTTACTCGGCACATCCTGTCTGCTCGCCAACTCGGGCCGCTTTGATGACTGGAAAAATGCCTCAGCGTTTGGGCATTACCGACTGGATTCGCCCCGAGAGCGACGTCGCTCTGCCGCAATCCGAAGTCACCATCGGGCAGGCTTTTCAGGAAGCTGGCTATCACACCGCGTACCTTGGCAAATGGCACCTCGGGCACAAACCACAACAGCATCCTGCAGCCCGAGGCTTCGATTGGACGAAAGGCGTCAATCACGGTGGCCAGCCCTCCAGCTATTATTTCCCGTACAAAAATCCCCAGAAACCCGATGCGCCGAATAACGTCCCCGATTTTGAAAAATGCCAGCCAGAGGACTACCTGACCGATGTCTTGACCTCCAGTGCCATTGAGCATCTGCAGCAGCGCGATCGCACACGTCCGTTCTTTCTGTGTTTAGCTCATTACGCAGTCCATACACCCATTCAGCCACCTAAAAATCTGGTCGAAAAGTATCAGGTCAAATTGGCCACACAGAAGAATCCAAAATCTCCAGGCGAGGGGATTCAAGAAGGTTCGGCCATCTCTCGCAGCCAGCAGGATCATCCCGCATACGCAGCCATGGTCGAGAATCTCGATACGCAGGTGGGCCGTCTGCTCGATGAGCTCAAAACTCAAGGAATTCTGGATCAGACGATTGTCGTCTTCACTTCAGATAATGGCGGTCTGTGTACGTTAAATGGTAAATCGCCAGGGCCGACCTGCAATCTTCCTTTACGAGCCGGCAAAGGCTGGACTTATGAAGGGGGCATTCGCATCCCCACGTACATTTCCTGGCCCGGGAAGATCTCGCCTCAGGTGCTCGATATCCCAGCTTACACTTGTGATATTTATCCGACACTTTTAAGCCTGTGCCAGATACCACCCAGGCCCACTCAGCATGTCGATGGAATCTCACTCGCCGGTTTGCTCACGAAGTCGTCAAGTTTGCCAGAGAGCGAACGAACTCTCGTCTGGTATTACCCTCATACGCACGGCTCAGGCCACAAACCCTCAGCCGCCATTCGACAAGGCCCCTGGAAGCTGATTCATTTTCTCGAAACAGACCGTATTGAACTCTACCATCTCGAAGACGATCCTGGCGAAAGTCGCAACCTCGCATCGAAGCATCCCGAACGAGCCCTCCAACTTCAGAAGGAGTTGCAGAAAATCATCGAGTCTTCCAGTTAA
- a CDS encoding metal-dependent hydrolase: MPFTPFHMGPGLLWKGLQPAGLSLITFGLAQVLIDLEPLYVLKTGKDFLGVPGHLHGISHTLLGATVIGVLAGAFGRPLTHLGLRLLGQSQFIPVRWNVIWWSAFFGTYSHLLLDAVMHRDVEPFVPISRWNPFVGLVDVGTLHWFCIITALAGMLLYVGRWMIRTALPRAKVGETRPLL; the protein is encoded by the coding sequence ATGCCATTCACACCTTTTCATATGGGGCCGGGTCTATTGTGGAAGGGGCTTCAGCCTGCGGGGCTTTCGCTGATCACCTTTGGCCTGGCACAGGTGTTGATTGATCTTGAGCCACTGTATGTCCTCAAAACCGGAAAAGATTTTCTCGGTGTGCCGGGCCATCTGCATGGCATCTCGCACACGCTATTGGGAGCCACTGTCATTGGTGTGCTGGCCGGTGCGTTCGGGAGGCCGCTGACACATCTGGGACTCCGTCTCCTCGGGCAGTCGCAATTCATCCCTGTGCGGTGGAACGTGATCTGGTGGAGTGCGTTCTTTGGCACCTACAGCCATCTCCTGCTGGACGCTGTGATGCACCGGGATGTGGAACCGTTTGTGCCGATCAGCCGATGGAACCCTTTTGTGGGGCTGGTAGATGTGGGCACGCTTCACTGGTTCTGCATCATCACGGCGCTAGCGGGGATGCTGCTTTACGTTGGTCGATGGATGATCAGAACGGCCTTGCCGAGAGCAAAGGTGGGTGAGACTCGCCCACTTCTGTGA
- a CDS encoding flavin monoamine oxidase family protein, which translates to MERTRANQLNRRRFLAQAGLVGGVGAVATQPGSSQALAASNLASSSKPSRVLVLGAGMSGLTAALALHRRGHDVQVLEYQNRIGGRLISVPLKNGQTTEGGGGHFRTNMPLVCGYISRFRLPLIAMNDGCPRFHVAGQIGDANLMQPWPWELQPGERNVSLPSLLANALVKVGINLNTVLEPHWPNPQVLKQLDPLTLKSLLQSTGASEALIRLIDAYAAEATVDTAVLALLPDFAYHFADRNLFRIAGGNERLPQAMAQVLGNRVHLGVPAVSIRQTANEISVVTKDGRTWTADSVISTIPFTILREMEITPRLLPRKQALVDQLEWSPVVKVYVQTRTPLWLKNGVHGWPMAASDRPWERVIDITGNEPGGYGNIFFYLTGKNAENFLKRPKETRAMEVVNQFRADLPGLIDEVVTVGEFSWPDQPWIKAAFANLPLGAGWMIQEWQIPEGRLHFAGDFTTLKSGWVEGAIESGLRAARQIDPQARPEFEIELS; encoded by the coding sequence TTGGAACGGACACGCGCGAATCAGCTCAATCGGCGTCGTTTTCTGGCTCAGGCTGGTCTTGTGGGTGGCGTCGGAGCCGTCGCGACTCAACCCGGTTCCTCTCAGGCTCTGGCCGCCAGCAACTTGGCATCGAGTTCAAAGCCCAGCCGTGTTCTGGTCCTCGGTGCCGGAATGTCGGGCCTGACAGCCGCACTGGCACTCCACCGACGGGGCCACGATGTCCAGGTTCTTGAGTACCAGAATCGAATTGGCGGCAGGCTGATCTCCGTCCCACTCAAAAATGGACAGACAACCGAAGGGGGCGGTGGTCACTTCCGCACCAACATGCCCCTCGTTTGTGGCTACATCAGCAGGTTTCGCTTACCACTCATTGCCATGAATGACGGCTGCCCCAGGTTCCATGTCGCCGGGCAGATCGGTGACGCCAATCTCATGCAGCCCTGGCCGTGGGAGCTTCAACCGGGCGAACGCAACGTCTCTCTCCCCTCATTGCTTGCCAATGCCTTGGTCAAAGTCGGCATCAATCTCAATACCGTTCTCGAACCACATTGGCCCAATCCACAGGTTCTTAAGCAACTTGACCCTCTGACTCTCAAAAGTCTGCTGCAATCGACGGGAGCATCGGAAGCTTTGATTCGTCTGATCGATGCCTACGCCGCCGAAGCGACAGTCGATACTGCCGTCCTCGCACTTTTGCCAGATTTTGCCTATCACTTTGCCGATCGAAATCTCTTTCGCATTGCCGGTGGCAACGAGCGTCTACCTCAAGCCATGGCACAGGTTTTGGGGAACCGGGTTCATCTGGGAGTACCAGCCGTCTCGATCCGGCAAACGGCTAACGAGATTTCAGTCGTGACCAAAGACGGCCGCACATGGACAGCCGATTCCGTGATCAGCACCATCCCGTTTACCATTTTACGGGAGATGGAAATCACACCCCGCCTCTTACCCAGAAAGCAGGCTCTCGTCGATCAACTGGAGTGGTCGCCCGTCGTGAAAGTTTATGTTCAGACTCGCACACCATTGTGGCTTAAAAATGGCGTGCATGGCTGGCCGATGGCCGCCTCCGATCGTCCCTGGGAACGCGTGATTGATATCACGGGCAACGAGCCGGGAGGTTATGGCAACATCTTCTTTTACCTCACTGGCAAGAATGCCGAGAACTTCCTCAAACGCCCGAAAGAAACCCGCGCCATGGAAGTTGTCAATCAGTTTCGGGCCGACCTGCCCGGCCTCATCGACGAGGTTGTGACCGTGGGTGAATTTTCCTGGCCCGATCAACCGTGGATCAAAGCCGCTTTTGCCAACCTGCCACTGGGGGCTGGCTGGATGATTCAGGAATGGCAGATCCCCGAAGGCCGACTCCACTTCGCCGGCGATTTCACCACGCTCAAATCGGGCTGGGTCGAAGGAGCGATTGAATCCGGGTTACGTGCCGCCCGCCAGATCGATCCCCAGGCCAGACCCGAGTTTGAGATTGAGCTGAGTTAG
- a CDS encoding arylsulfatase translates to MPNPKNFAFLLALMIFIFLRQPVHAQELVAKAGSKRPPNLIWIMADDLGYGELGCYGQKVIATPHIDQMAREGMRFTQFYAGATVCAPSRSVLMTGQHHGHTRVRGNAGDKNPAAQALREHDITVAKMLQQAGYHTALVGKWGLGDQGAASTGIPAKQGFDEFYGYLNQVHAHNHYPDFLWRNESRVTLPNKVVPVGQKGGGYATEPLAFSDDLFADEAVRYVENHREKPFFLYWSMVVPHANNERNGALKNGTEVPDLGDYARQEWPAADQGHAAMITRMDSYVGRLLKVLKENDLAENTLVIFTSDNGPHNESNHNLSRFQPSGPYSGIKRSLTDGGIRVPFIAWWPGKISPDSTSGHVGYFGDWMATAADLAGTSIPPNCDSISLVPTLLRQPEKQQSHEFLYWEFHEGGFRQAALYQGRWKGIRQGGPDQPLRLYDQQHDPAEKTNVAAEHPEIAAKISAYLATARTESADWPANWQPTARKGK, encoded by the coding sequence ATGCCCAACCCCAAGAATTTCGCATTTTTACTGGCGTTGATGATCTTCATCTTCCTTAGGCAGCCGGTGCATGCCCAGGAACTAGTGGCCAAAGCGGGCAGCAAACGCCCACCCAATCTCATCTGGATCATGGCCGATGATCTCGGATATGGCGAACTCGGCTGCTATGGGCAGAAAGTCATTGCCACGCCTCACATCGATCAGATGGCGCGGGAAGGGATGCGCTTCACGCAGTTCTATGCCGGTGCGACTGTCTGTGCCCCATCTCGCAGTGTGCTCATGACTGGCCAGCACCACGGACACACCCGTGTCCGCGGCAATGCGGGAGACAAAAACCCAGCCGCCCAGGCCCTGCGAGAGCACGATATCACCGTGGCCAAAATGCTTCAGCAGGCGGGCTATCACACGGCACTCGTAGGCAAATGGGGGCTCGGCGATCAAGGGGCAGCCTCGACCGGAATTCCCGCAAAACAAGGCTTTGATGAGTTCTACGGATATCTCAATCAGGTGCATGCCCACAATCATTACCCCGATTTTCTCTGGAGAAATGAATCACGCGTCACCTTGCCCAACAAGGTTGTTCCCGTGGGTCAGAAGGGTGGGGGATATGCGACAGAGCCTCTCGCCTTTAGTGATGATCTCTTCGCTGATGAAGCCGTCCGTTATGTGGAAAATCATCGGGAGAAGCCATTTTTTCTCTACTGGAGCATGGTGGTTCCCCACGCCAACAACGAACGTAACGGCGCATTGAAAAATGGCACGGAGGTCCCCGATCTTGGTGACTACGCCAGACAGGAGTGGCCAGCCGCCGATCAAGGCCATGCCGCCATGATCACCCGGATGGATAGCTATGTGGGCCGCCTTCTCAAGGTTCTTAAGGAGAACGACCTCGCTGAGAACACATTGGTCATCTTCACCAGCGATAATGGCCCGCATAACGAAAGCAATCACAACCTGAGCCGCTTCCAGCCCAGCGGCCCATACAGCGGTATCAAACGCAGCCTGACGGATGGTGGGATTCGTGTCCCTTTCATTGCGTGGTGGCCGGGAAAAATTTCTCCCGATTCCACCAGTGGCCACGTCGGCTATTTTGGCGATTGGATGGCGACTGCCGCCGACCTGGCGGGCACATCCATACCACCAAACTGTGATTCCATCAGTCTGGTTCCCACGCTCCTCCGCCAGCCTGAAAAGCAGCAGTCGCACGAATTTCTTTATTGGGAGTTCCATGAAGGAGGCTTCCGCCAGGCGGCTCTCTATCAAGGTCGCTGGAAAGGAATTCGACAAGGTGGCCCGGATCAACCCCTGCGTCTGTACGATCAACAGCACGATCCCGCTGAAAAAACCAACGTCGCTGCAGAGCATCCCGAAATCGCAGCAAAAATCTCGGCCTATCTCGCCACCGCCCGCACCGAATCTGCCGATTGGCCCGCAAACTGGCAGCCAACAGCCAGAAAAGGGAAGTAA
- a CDS encoding alpha/beta hydrolase, producing MGLYREIRRAVRLTIRHLPLIGHRSNSSHPQPKSKRPRIYEWMLFYPVKYPVGRWNPPGLVKQDVWIESKDGTKLHAWYCPCENPRAVILITHGNAGNIAYRTEWLTILQQQFRVTTLMIDYRGYGRSEGVPTIEGVIEDSQAARTRVAELAGVNEADVVLMGESLGGAIAIQLARMITPRALIVQSSFRSLQNVAWQNYGPLAWVIPASKLNSWRAIGEIHCPILISHGAQDRLIRWKSIRKLVAKAHAQARFILLDEVGHNDWITARYLATLEEFFSALERTGAKPAPSSYADAL from the coding sequence ATGGGACTTTACCGCGAGATCAGGCGAGCGGTACGGCTGACAATTCGACATCTGCCGCTGATTGGTCATCGCTCGAATTCCTCTCATCCGCAGCCAAAATCGAAGCGGCCGCGAATTTACGAATGGATGCTGTTCTATCCCGTGAAGTATCCGGTAGGCCGCTGGAATCCGCCGGGGCTCGTCAAGCAGGATGTGTGGATTGAATCGAAAGATGGTACGAAGCTGCACGCGTGGTACTGCCCCTGTGAGAACCCGCGAGCGGTGATTCTGATTACGCATGGGAATGCGGGAAACATTGCTTATCGCACGGAATGGCTGACGATTCTGCAGCAGCAGTTTCGAGTGACCACGCTGATGATTGATTATCGTGGATATGGCCGCAGTGAAGGTGTGCCGACCATTGAAGGTGTGATTGAAGACAGTCAAGCGGCCCGCACGCGAGTGGCGGAACTGGCTGGTGTGAATGAAGCCGATGTGGTGCTGATGGGTGAGTCTCTGGGTGGTGCGATTGCGATTCAACTGGCACGCATGATCACTCCGCGGGCGTTGATTGTGCAGAGTTCATTTCGCTCGTTACAGAATGTGGCCTGGCAAAATTATGGCCCACTGGCCTGGGTGATCCCGGCATCGAAACTCAACTCCTGGCGAGCGATTGGCGAGATTCACTGCCCGATCCTGATCAGCCATGGAGCTCAGGATCGACTGATTCGCTGGAAATCGATCCGGAAGCTGGTAGCGAAAGCTCACGCTCAAGCCCGGTTTATTCTGCTGGACGAAGTGGGACATAACGACTGGATCACGGCACGTTATCTGGCAACTTTGGAAGAGTTTTTCAGTGCTCTTGAAAGGACCGGAGCCAAACCTGCTCCCAGTTCTTACGCGGATGCACTGTGA
- a CDS encoding 3-keto-disaccharide hydrolase: MMWQRWVCWTGMLCGVFAWCGGNLSTAHAADPVSLFDGKSFAGWEGDTTKTWRVIDGVIVGGSLKEKVPRNEFLASKKSYGNFELRLKYKLEGEEGFVNGGVQIRSERIPDHHEMIGYQADIGQGYDGALYDESRRNKMLAKPTAEVLANSLKKGEWNDYRIRCEGPRIRLWLNGVETIDYTEEDAKIPLAGRLALQIHGGGVAEIRFKDIFIEELP; the protein is encoded by the coding sequence ATGATGTGGCAACGATGGGTTTGTTGGACGGGAATGCTCTGTGGAGTTTTTGCCTGGTGCGGAGGAAATTTATCAACAGCCCATGCGGCTGATCCGGTCTCATTGTTTGATGGGAAATCGTTCGCAGGGTGGGAAGGTGACACGACAAAAACATGGCGGGTCATCGATGGCGTGATTGTGGGTGGCTCGCTCAAAGAAAAGGTTCCCCGTAACGAGTTTCTGGCCTCGAAAAAAAGTTACGGGAACTTTGAATTGCGGCTGAAGTACAAACTTGAGGGAGAGGAAGGATTCGTAAATGGTGGCGTGCAGATTCGCTCGGAGCGGATTCCGGATCATCACGAGATGATTGGCTATCAGGCCGATATTGGACAGGGGTATGACGGGGCTCTTTATGACGAGAGTCGGCGGAACAAAATGCTGGCTAAGCCGACGGCTGAAGTTCTGGCCAATTCATTGAAGAAAGGTGAATGGAACGATTACCGCATTCGATGTGAAGGCCCGCGAATTCGTCTGTGGCTCAATGGTGTCGAAACAATCGACTACACCGAAGAAGACGCCAAGATCCCACTCGCAGGACGACTGGCGCTGCAGATTCATGGTGGCGGAGTGGCGGAGATACGCTTTAAGGACATTTTCATCGAAGAGTTGCCTTAA